The proteins below come from a single Rosa rugosa chromosome 2, drRosRugo1.1, whole genome shotgun sequence genomic window:
- the LOC133728747 gene encoding YTH domain-containing protein ECT3 has protein sequence MAAPQFEQHNPHPHQKTPKQEEGKEKEANPDVQSTESFQSNLSLCKDGSSSDAASCISTAGDTTASVKKGDADVDTDYESMASYPTTAYYGYSYPGSYDMENQGYYVGGSTGMEAQYPVMQADNGSFVYLMPGYQPGYDPYTQYLPMTTISSDGQYVGQQMYSPISPIYQSPINSPGYNIPSPHPYGELVPTPYLWDPSLIADGTYGNGYNGVLETPTSKSNFTSPSYTRAPFSKSFTPPSGNAPLETKSSSYGARNQPKPVNKASLHAPTLQSEAAAKGYYSVAKFPVYNQGTGGLLYPNNSLKANPKGWGGPEKLKTRSKANSVRDINLFSEKNHGPRTTNPKGALVSMADKENGKCDGTKSIIRKDQYNLPDFPTKYEQALFFVIKSYSEDDIHKSVKYNVWASTPNGNRRLDNAYQDAQENAAQKGCKCPLFLFFSVNASGQFCGVAEMVGRVDFNKNMDFWQQDKWNGYFPVKWHVIKDVPNPQLRHIILENNENKPVTNSRDTQEVKFLQGIEMLNIFKNYSSKTSILDDFDFYESRQKVMQEKRIRQSTPYYDLQHKIEELTITASE, from the exons ATGGCTGCTCCTCAATTTGAACAACACAATCCCCATCCTCATCAGAAAA CTCCCAAACAAGAAGAAGGGAAAGAAAAGGAAGCAAACCCAGATGTTCAATCCACAGAGTCCTTCCAATCCAATCTG TCTCTCTGCAAGGATGGAAGCTCATCTGATGCAGCATCATGCATATCAACCGCAGGAGATACAACTGCTAGTGTGAAAAAAGGTGATGCAGATGTAGATACAGATTATGAATCCATGGCTTCCTATCCAACAACCGCCTATTATGGATATAGCTATCCAG GTAGTTATGATATGGAAAACCAAGGATACTATGTCGGTGGAAGTACTGGGATGGAAGCTCAATACCCT GTCATGCAAGCAGATAATGGCTCTTTTGTCTACTTGATGCCAGGATATCAGCCTGGCTATGATCCTTACACACAGTACCTGCCCATGACTACCATCAGTAGTGATGGACAATATGTCGGTCAACAGATGTATTCACCGATCAGCCCCATATACCAATCTCCAATCAATTCCCCTGGATATAATATCCCCTCTCCTCATCCTTATGGGGAGTTAGTCCCAACACCCTACTTGTGGGACCCATCTCTTATTGCAGATGGAACATATGGAAATGGCTACAATGGAGTTTTAGAAACACCGACTTCTAAATCTAATTTCACATCCCCTAGTTACACTCGTGCTCCGTTCTCTAAATCTTTTACACCACCTTCAGGCAACGCTCCTTTAGAGACTAAGAGCTCGAGTTATGGTGCACGAAATCAGCCAAAACCAGTGAACaag GCCTCACTGCATGCTCCGACTCTTCAATCAGAAGCAGCAGCCAAAGGGTACTATTCCGTTGCAAAGTTTCCTGTCTATAACCAAGGGACAGGTGGTTTGCTCTATCCAAACAATTCGTTAAAAGCAAATCCAAAGGGTTGGGGTGGTCCTGAGAAGTTGAAAACAAGAAGCAAGGCTAATAGTGTTAGAGATATCAATTTGTTCAGTGAGAAGAACCATGGTCCCAGAACAACCAATCCTAAAGGCGCCTTGGTCTCCATGGCTGACAAGGAGAATGGAAAATGTGACGGCACAAAATCTATTATCAGGAAGGATCAATATAACCTTCCTGACTTTCCAACCAAATATGAGCAGGCACTTTTCTTTGTTATCAAATCCTACAGTGAAGACGATATTCATAAGAGCGTTAAGTACAATGTATGGGCTAGTACTCCTAATGGCAATAGGAGGCTGGACAATGCTTATCAAGATGCACAAGAGAATGCGGCACAGAAAGGCTGCAAATGTCCTTTGTTCCTCTTCTTTTCG GTTAATGCAAGTGGTCAGTTCTGTGGAGTAGCTGAGATGGTTGGCCGTGTTGATTTTAATAagaacatggatttctggcaaCAGGATAAGTGGAATGGTTATTTCCCAGTCAAGTGGCATGTCATAAAAGATGTTCCAAATCCTCAGTTGCGACATATAATACTTGAGAATAATGAAAACAAGCCTGTGACCAATAGTCGAGACACTCAAGAG GTCAAATTCCTTCAGGGTATCGAAATGTTGAACATTTTCAAAAATTATTCATCAAAGACATCAATATTGGACGACTTTGATTTCTATGAAAGCCGTCAGAAAGTGATGCAAGAGAAGAGGATCAGGCAGTCTACGCCTTACTATGATTTGCAG CATAAAATAGAAGAATTGACTATCACTGCTTCAGAGTAA